CTGCGCACCTCCAAGGCGACAACGCACACGTCGTCGCCACGGACACCCAGAAGAACACCATCTACGCCTTTGCCCGCGACGGTATCGGCTCCCCCGAAGCCTTCCTCCTGCGCCTGAGCGAACACTTCACCTCGGGCTTCGAGTGGGTCACGGGTGGCCGCTGGGAAGCCGAGGCCTACACCTGGGACCGCATCCAGGCACACGGCTCCGAACACGACCACAGCTTTGTCCGCAAGGGGCAGGAAGTCCGCACCGCCGTCGTAGTCCGTGAAGGCAACACAACGCACGTCATCTCCGGCCTCAAGGACCTGACCGTCCTCAAGACCACACAGTCCGGCTTCGTGGGCTATCCCCGCGACCGGTACACCACGCTGCCCGAGACCACGGACCGCATCCTCGCTACCGACGTCTCGGCCCGCTGGCGTTACAACACCGGTCTCGACGCTGCCGGCACCGACTTCAACAAGAGCTACGAGGACATCAAGGCCCTGCTCTTGGAAGGCTTCACGGAGAACTACTCCCACGCCCTGCAGCAGACCCTGTTCGACATGGGCAAGAAGGTCCTGGAGGCCCACAGCGAAGTGGACGAGATCAAATTCTCGATGCCCAACAAGCACCACTTCCTGGTGGACCTCAGCCCGTTCGGCCTCGACAACCCCAACGAGGTCTTCTTCGCCGCGGACCGCCCGTACGGCTTGATCGAAGCCACGGTCCAGCGCGACAACACCACACCTGCCCCGGCTGCGTGGAACGGCATCGCCGGCTTCTGCTAAGCAACCAGGTACCCGCCCAACTGACTCGCAGCAAGTGTCGTTTTGGAGCCCCAAAACGACATCAAATGCGAGTCAGTTGGGCAATCCCCCGCACCCAAAACCACATTGTTAGCCAGACAACGTTAGCCAGACAAAGACGTCTGCCATGAACCAAGAAAGTCTGCCATGAACACGAAGAATAAAACCCGCCCCGCAGCGTCCGGTCCAGCCCGCCCCGAGGACCAGCGCCTCTCGATCGGGAGCACGTTCGCCTACGGCTTCCAGCACGTCCTGACCATGTACGGCGGCATCATCGCCCCGCCCCTCATCATCGGAGCCGCCGCGGGCATGTCCTCGCAGGACATCGGGCTCCTGATCGCGGCCTGCCTGTTTGTCGGCGGCCTCGCCACCATTCTGCAGACTGTCGGCATCCCGTTCTTCGGATCGCAGCTGCCACTGGTCCAGGGCGTGTCCTTCGCCGGCGTTTCCACCATGGTGGCGATCGTCCACGGAGGCGGCGGAATCCAAGCGGTGTTTGGTTCCGTCATTGTGGCGTCATTGATCGGCCTGGCGATCACCCCCCTTTTCTCCAAGATCATCAAGTTTTTCCCGCCTGTGGTCACGGGTACAGTCATCACCACGATCGGGCTGACACTCATGCCGGTCGCGGCGAACTGGGCCATGGGCGGCAACGCCGCCGCCCCCAACTACGGCAGCGTGGCGAACATCGGCCTGGCTGCGGCCACGATGGGCATCGTCCTGCTCCTCAGCAAGGTTGGAAACGCGGCCATCTCGCGTCTTTCCATCCTCCTTGCCATGGTGATCGGGACCGTCATCGCCCTCGCCACGGGAATGGCCGATTTCTCCAAGGTCGGCCAGGGTCCGATCGTAGCTTTCCCCACGCCCTTCGCGTTCGGTGCTCCAACCTTCGAGATCGCGTCCATCGTTTCGATGCTGATCGTCATCCTGGTCACCCTGACCGAGACCTCGGCGGACATCATCGCCGTCGGGGAAATCGTAGGCACCAAGGTCGATTCCAAGCGCATCGGCAACGGCCTGCGCGCGGATATGCTCTCAAGTGCCGTTTCGCCCCTCTTCAACTCCTTCACCCAGAGCGCCTTCGCCCAGAATGTCGGACTCGTGGCCATCACGGGCATCAAGAGCCGCTTCGTGGTCAGCGCCGGCGGGCTCATCCTGGTGGTCCTCGGCGTGCTGCCCGTCCTCGGGCGAGTTGTCGCAGCGGTTCCGACGCCCGTCCTGGGCGGTGCCGGCGTCGTACTCTTCGGAACGGTGGCCGCAAGCGGCATCCGGACGCTCTCGAAGGTGGAGTACCGCAACAATATGAACCTGATCATCGTGGCAGCGTCCATCGGCTTCGGCATGATCCCGATCGCCGCACCGAAGTTCTACGACCAGTTCCCGTCCTGGTTCTCCACGATCTTCCACTCGGGCATCAGCTCGGCCGCCATCATGGCCATCCTGTTGAACGTGCTGTTCAACCACTTCAAGGCCGGCAACTCGGACAACCAGTCGGTGTTCGTCGCAGGTACCGGCCGCGTGGTCAGCGAAGCGGACATTGCGTGCCTTGCGCACGGTGACCGTTTCGAGAACGGCAAACTGATCGACGCCGAAGGCAAGGAAGTGCCGCTCACGTCGGACACTTCGGCCGAGCACTGACCCCTTTGTTCCGCCGAACTGGCAGGTGTTGCCCCTCTCGCAAGGAACGGGGCAGCACCTGCCAGTTCGCGTTGCATACGTTTTTGCCACCTCCGCGTGAGACGGTTGTTTCATGAGGATCGATGAGCGAATCGAACAACACTATTCGGAACTTGGGCCGCAGGAGCAAAAGGCCGCAGACACCCTGCTGGACCGCCTGGGCGACCTGGCTGTCTACAATGCGGCCGAGCTCGCTCAGCTAAGCGGCGTCTCCAAGGCCACCATGAGCAGGCTCTTTCGCCACCTCGGATTCGCCGATTTCAACGAGGTGAAGGAACACACGCGGGGCCTGAGGTCCAGCGGAGTACCGCTCGCCAAACAGGAGGCCGACGGCGGAATCCCCCTGCATTTGGCAACGGAACAGCAGAGCCTGAACCGGCTTTTCGAAACGCTCGACGACGATCGCCTCCGCAAGGTGACGCAGCAATTGGCCGAGGCCAGCAAGGTCTTGCTGATCGGCTTCCGCAACAGTTTCCCTGTAGCCCTCCACCTACGGCAGCAGCTCCTGCATTGCCGCCCCGCGGTAAATCTGGCCCCACAGCCGGGCCAAAGCGTGGGTGAGGAACTGGCAGGGCTGGACGCGAACGACGTCGTGGTCCTGATCGGCTTCCGGCGCCGGCCGGACGGCTTCCACCAGGTCCTGAAGGCCGCCACCGCCACCGGCGCGAGCACCATCCTGATCGCGGACCCGAGCGCCCGTTGGCTTGCGGCGGAGGCCTCCGTTTGGATCGAATGCCCGGTGGAAGGCAGCGCCGCCTTTGACAGCTACGCCTCGGCCATGAGCCTCATGAGCATCCTCGCGAACGGCGTGCTGACCGCGCGGGGGCGTCCGGGAAGGGACCGTGTCAGGGAAATAACCGGCGTCTACGACTCTCTGGGAGAGATCGAGCGGCGGTAGGCGAACGCGGCCCGAACCCGGCGTCGGGCAAGCGTAAAGAAGAGTTAGCGGCCCGGAAACGGCATTGAAACATCTGTTCCATTCAATTGAATCAGTGAAACGACTGCCCCTGTCGTGGATAACCCTGATTCGAGGAACCGATGGCCGAAGCACAACTCGCCCCAGAGAAAACCGGCACAGAGCAACCCGGCACCCTGCTGGGCAGCCCGATTGACGAAGCCGCAGCACACCGCGATCCGCGGCTCAGCAATGAAGACTTGGCGCCCCTGAAGAACCAGCGCTGGAGCAGCTACAACCTCTTCGCGTTCTGGATGTCAGACGTCCACAGCATCGGCGGCTATGTGACGGCGGGCAGCCTCTTCGCCCTCGGTTTGGCCAGCTGGCAAGTGTTGGTCGCCCTGCTGGTGGGCATCGTGATCGTCCAGGTTTTCTGCAACCTCGTGGCGAAACCCAGCCAAAAGACCGGTGTACCGTACCCCGTGATCAACCGCGCGGTCTTCGGCGTCAAGGGCGCCAACATCCCGGCTATCATCCGCGGCTTGATCGCCGTCGCCTGGTACGGAGTTCAAACCTTCCTGGCCTCCGAAGCCTTGGTGATCGTGTTCCTGAAGTTCTTCCCCGCCATGAAACCGTTGTACGACGTCCATCAATACGGCTTCCTTGGCCTCTCTGCCCTGGGTTGGATTTGCTACGGAATCCTCTGGGTGGCCCAGGCCGCATTGTTCTGGAACGGAATGGAAAGCATCCGCAAGTTCATCGACTTCGCCGGTCCAGCCGTATACGTGGTCATGTTGGTCCTTGCCATCTACTTGGTTTCCAAGGCCGGCATCAGCAACATCAGCCTGAACCTGTCCGCCGGCCAACCGCTCGACTTCGCTGCGTCCATCCCGGTCATGATCTCCGCGATCGCCTTGGTCGTGTCCTACTTCTCGGGTCCCATGCTCAACTTCGGCGACTTCGCGCGTTATGGCAAGAGCTTCAAGGCCGTCAAGAAGGGCAATCTCCTGGGCCTGCCGGTCAACTTCCTGTTCTTTTCGCTGCTGACCGTCATCACGGCGTCGGCCACCACCCCGGTCTTCGGGCACCTCATCACGGACCCGGTCAAGACCGTTCAGGAAATCGATTCGGTGTTCGCCGTGCTGCTCGGCGGGCTGACCTTTGTCATCGCAACTGTGGGCATCAACATCGTGGCCAACTTCATCTCGCCGGCGTTCGACTTCTCCAACGTCAGCCCCCAGAAGATCAGTTGGCGCATGGGCGGCATGATCGCCGCGGGCGGATCCGTCATCCTGACCCCTTGGAACTGGTACTCGAACGACGACGCCATCCACTACACGCTCGGCGTGTTGGGGGCGTTGATCGGCCCGCTCTTCGGCATCCTGATCGCCGGCTACTACCTGGTGGGCAAGCAGAAGGTCTGGGTTGAGGACATGTACACGATGAAGCCCGACGGCAAGTACTGGTTCCGCAACGGCTACAACCCCAACGCGGTGAAGGCAGTGGCCTTCAGCGGCGTCGTCTCGATCGCTTCGGTCCTGATCCCCAAGGCGCTCCTGGACTCGGGAGCCACCACGGTCAACGCAACCTGGATCGGCAACTACAGCTGGTTCCTCGGTTGCGCCTTGGGCCTGCTGACCTTCTGGTACTTCGAAAAGCGCTCCCCCATGATCAACCTGGAGCCGAACGGCGTCGAAGCGAACGACGGCGCCCTCGTCTAGGGAACCCCGCGCCTAAGGAACCCCTCCGCCGAGCTGGCAGTTGTTGCCCCTAATTCGCAAGAATAGGGTCAACAGCTGCCCGTTCGCGCGAAAGAAGGCAAGCTTAGTTCTGGTTCAGCTCGGCCGAGATCGCGAGGGCAGCTTCCCGCAGGAGCGGTACGGCGCGGTCGGCGAAGTGCTGGTCCACGCGGGACACGGGTCCGGAAACGGAAATGGCGGTGGGCGTCGGAGCGTTGGGGACTGCCATCGCGAAGCAACGGACGCCGATCTCCTGCTCTTCTTCGTCGATCGAGTAGCCGCGTTCGCGGATCCGGTTCAAATCGGCGAGCAGGGAGTCGATGTCCCCGATGCTCTTTGCCGTAGGAGTCGGCATGCCCGTGCGGGCCACGATCCCGCGGACCACCTCGTCATCCAGCTGGGCCAGGATGGCCTTCCCGACGCCGGTGTCGTGCGTATGGGCGCGGCGGCCCACCTCGGTGAACATGCGCATGGAGTGCAGCGACGGAACCTGGGCAACGTAGATGACCATGTCGGAATCCAGCACGGCCATGTTGGACGTTTCGCCGAGCCGGTCCACGAGGGACTTCAGCTGGGGACGGGCCAAGGCACCGAGCTGCTTGTTGGCGCCTTCGCCAAGCCGGATGAGCCGGGGACCCAGCGCGTAGCGACGATTGGGCAGTTGCCGGATGTAGCCGAGGGACACCAAGGTGCGCAGCAGGCGGTGGATGGTGGGGAGCGGCAGGTCTGTCGACGACGACAGTTCGCTCAACGTGACGTCTCCGCCGGCGTCGGTGATGAGTTCCAGCAGTTCGAAGACGCGCTCGACGGACTGCACGCCTCCCGAGGGCTTTTCAGCCATTCCGTTGTCTCCTATGGCTCGGAATCCGACAACTCTTATCCGCATCGTGAAAAGAGTTGCTTAGAACACTCAAGATACAGCACACGACGCCGGAATGCTTGCCCATCGATGAGGGCTTGTGTTTCCACTTCGTAGATAATAATATCCATAATACGAAAACATTCGGTTTGAGCGGAGGCCCGTTACGGGCCTTGTACGAGGAGGAAATTCAATGGCGAACCCGAGCCCCGGAAATTCGATCACCCTGCGCGTCGCCGCGCCGTCGAGCTTCACTGCCACGAGCGAGTTGGCAGCCGCCGTCGGCGCCGCCGGTGCAGCCGTCACCGCGCTGGATGTGACCGAGTCGCACCATGACACCCTGGTTGTCGACGTCACCTGCAACACCACGGACGAAGACCACGCCAACCGCGTCAAGGACGCCCTCAACGCGCTCGACGGCGTCACGGTCCAGCACGTCTCGGACCGCACCTTCCTCATGCACCTGGGCGGCAAGCTCGAGGTCGTCCCGAAGGTGGCCCTGCGCAATCGCGACGACCTTTCGCGCGCCTACACTCCCGGCGTCGCACGCGTCTGCCTCGCGATCGCCGAAGACCCGGCCGCTGCCCGTAACCTGACGGTCAAGCGCAACACGATCGCCGTCCTGACCGACGGTTCGGCCGTCCTTGGCCTGGGCAACATCGGCCCGGCCGCAGCCCTGCCTGTCATGGAAGGCAAAGCCGCGCTGTTCAAGCAGTTCGCCAACGTCGACGCCTGGCCGGTCTGCCTGGACACCCAGGACACCGAGGAAATCATCATGATCGCCAAGGCCATGGCTCCGGTCTACGGCGGCATCAACCTCGAGGACATCGCAGCCCCGCGCTGCTTCGAAATCGAGAAGCGGCTCCGCGACGAACTGGACATCCCCGTCTTCCATGACGACCAGCACGGAACGGCAATCGTCACGCTCGCAGCGCTCGTCAACGCGCTGCGCGTCGTTGACAAGAAGCTTTCCGAGGTCAAGATCGTGGTCTCCGGCGTCGGCGCTGCCGGCTCGGCGATCATCCAGCTCCTCAAGGCCCAGGGCGCGCAGCACATCGTCGCGGCCGGCCGCTCCGGCGCCATCCACTCGGGCGAAAAGTACGACGACGAGCACCGTTCCTGGATTGCCGCGAACACCAACGAGGCCGGCTTCTCCGGCACGCTGCACGAAGCCCTCGACGGTGCGGACGTGTTCATCGGCGTCAGCGCTCCGCACGTGATCGGCGAAGAGCAGGTCGCCTCGATGGCCGAGGACGCGATCGTGTTCGCCATGGCCAACCCCACCCCGGAAATCGATCCGGTGATCGCGTCCAGGCACGCAGCCGTCGTCGCCACCGGCCGGAGCGACTTCCCCAACCAGATCAACAACGTGCTGGCCTTCCCCGGCTTCTTCCGCGGATTGCTCGACGCCGGAGCGTCGGACATCATCCCGGAAATGCTGGTGGCCGCCGCGGAGGCTATCGCCAACCGGGTTGCAGATGATGAACTGAATGCGAGCTACATTATCCCCAGCGTCTTCGACCCCCACGTTGCCGCCGACGTCGCCGCAGCCGTTGCGAACGCGGCAAACGCAGCAAACACGCGGCAGCAGCAAACGCAGGCCGCTAGCGCTCTCTAGGAAAGGACCATCCCATGGCTCTCACAGTCACAGACCCCCGGCCGATCGAACGAGCCGAGGAGATCCTGACTCCCAAGGCGTTGGCCTTCGTGGAGGAACTGCACCGCCGTTTCGCGGGCACCCGCAATGAGCTCCTGGCAGCCCGTGTCGCCAAGCGTGAAGAAGTGGCCCGCACCGGCCGCCTCGACTTCCTGCCCGAAACGCAGGACATCCGCGACGGTGACTGGAAGGTCGCCGAAGCACCGCAGGCCCTGCAGGACCGCCGGGTCGAGATGACCGGCCCGGCGTCCCCCGCCAAGATGGCCATCAACGCCCTGAATTCCGGCGCCAAGGTATGGCTCGCCGACCTCGAGGACGCCAGCACCCCGACGTGGGCGAACGTCATCGACGCCATCCTCAACCTCCGCGACGCCGCCCAGGGCACCCTGAGCTACACCTCCCCGGAGGGCAAGGAATACCGGCTCCGCACGGACGCGCCGCTCGCCGTCGTCGTCGCCCGCCCCCGCGGCTGGCACATGGACGAACGGCACTTGCTGCTCGACGGCGAACCGACCGTTGGCGCGCTGGTGGACTTCGGCCTGCACTTCTTCCACGTGGCCAAGCAGCTCCTGCTCAACGGCCAGGGCCCGTACTACTACCTGCCCAAGATGGAAAGCCACCTCGAGGCCCGCCTGTGGAACGACATCTTCGTCTTCGCCCAGGACTACCTCGGGATCCCGCAGGGCAGCGTGCGTGCCACCATGCTGATCGAAACCATCCCGGCCGCATTCGAAATGGATGAGTTCCTCTACGAACTGCGGGACCACGCGTCCGGCCTGAACGCCGGCCGTTGGGACTACCTCTTCAGCATCGTCAAGTACTTCCGCGACGCCGGCGAGTCCTTCATCCTGCCGGACCGCGCGTCCGTGGTCATGACTGCTCCGTTCATGCGCGCCTACACCGAGCTGCTGGTCAAGACCTGCCACAAGCGCGGCGCCTTCGCCATGGGTGGCATGGCTGCCGTCATCCCGAACCGCCGCGAGCCCGAAGTCACGGCCCAGGCCTTCGAGAAGGTGCGCGCGGACAAGACCCGCGAAGCCAACGATGGTTTCGATGGTTCCTGGGTGGCGCACCCGGACCTCGTCTCCACCTGCCGCGAGGTGTTCGACTCGGTCCTGGGCGACAAGCCGAACCAACTGGACAAGCAGCGCCCGGAGGTCTCCGTGACCGCCGAACAGCTGCTGGACATCTCCTCCGCCGGCGGCCACGTGACCGAGGCCGGGCTCCGGCTGAATCTCTACGTCGCCGTCGCGTACACCGCAGTCTGGCTTTCCGGCAGCGGCGCCGTCGCGATCCACAACCTCATGGAAGACGCCGCCACCGCGGAAATCTCCCGTTCCCAGGTGTGGCAGCAGATCCGCAACAAGTCCGTCCTTGCCGACACAGGCAATACGGTCACCCGCGAACTGGTCACCCGGATCCTCGGCGAAGAGACCGACCGCCTGCGCAGCGAGGTTGACGCCGAGTCCTTCGAGAAGTTCTACGAGCCGGCCAGCCGCCTGATCGCGGACATCTGTCTGTCCGAGGATTACACGGACTTCCTCACCACTCCCGCCTACGAGCTGGTGTAGGAATGGCCGCATCCTCCTTCCCGGCTTCTTTGACTCCGTCGGATTTCGCCGCGATCGACTCCCAGCTGGCCGCTACCGACCGGCTCCTGGAGCGCAACTACCCCGGCGACGACGGCACCCGCCAGCCCGTGCACACGGTATACGTCCCGGCGGACCGTTTCACGCCGTCGCTCTCCGCGGAATGGGGCGCCCAGGCGATCACGACGGCGGAGGCCCACGGCGGTCTCGAAAGGCTCGGTGCGCTGCTGGGCCAGGAGCCCGAACTGGCTGCCGCCGTCGCCACCCGCGTGGCTGCCAAACTGCGTAGCGAGCCGATTGAGGACTTGCGCCTCGACTTCGAGGACGGCTACGGCGACCGGGGCGACGAAGCAGAAGACGTCGCGGCCGTAGCGGCTGCGCAGGCCGTCAGCGAAGCCGTTGCCGCGGGTTCCGCCCCGCCGTTCATCGGCATCCGGTTCAAGTGCTTCGAGGCGCCCACCCGGACACGTGGCCTGAAGACCCTGGACCTGTTCGTCTCCACTTTGGCCTCGGCCGGTGAGCTGCCCGAGGGACTCCTCCTGACCCTGCCGAAAGTCACCACAGTGGCCCAGGTACAGGCCATGGACTTCGCGGTCTCCCGGCTCGAAGAGATCCACTCCCTTCCGGCGGGCCGGCTCCGTTTTGAAGTCCAAGTGGAAACACCCCAGCTGATCCTCGGCCCGGAGGGGACCTCTCCCGTGGCCCAGCTTCCGCACGCAGTTCCGGGCCGCATCAGCGCACTGCACTACGGTACCTACGACTACTCCGCTTCGCTGCAGATCTCCGCGGAGTACCAGTCCATGGAGCACCCGGTGGCGGATTTCGCGAAGGAAGTCATGCAGTTGGCCGTTGCGGGCACGGGCATCCGGCTCTCCGACGGGTCCACCAACATCATCCCGGTGGGCGACAACGTGGAAAATGCGTGGAAGCTGCACGGCCGGCTGGTCCGCCGTTCCCTTGAACGCGGCTACTACCAGGGCTGGGACCTGCACGCTGCCCAGTTGCCGAGCCGGTTCGCGGCAACGTATGCCTTCTACCGCGAGGGCCTGCCTGCTGCCGCGGCCCGCCTCCGCAACTACGTGGACCGCACCGAAGGCGGCGTCATGGACGAACCCGCCACTGCCCGTGCCCTCGCCGCCTTCGTCCTGCGCGGCGTCCAGTGCGGAGCGGTGGGTTCCGAAGAAGTGCTGGCGCTTGCCGGCGTCGAACTCTCCCGGCTGACTGCACTGGCGCATCCCCGGCTGGCACAATCTACCTCCAAGTAAGGATCCAATGATGGGAAAGTACTACTACCCCCAGGGCGGGCTGCCGCCGCAGACCCACCTCACGACGGAACGGGCCATCGTCACTGAGGCCTACACCGTGATCCCCAAGGGTGTCATGACCGACATCGTGACCAGCACCCTGCCGGGTTTCTCCAACACCCGTTCCTGGATCCTGGCCCGCCCGATTTCCGGATTCGCCACCACGTTCTCCCAGTTGATCGTGGAGATTGGCCCGGGTGGCGGCGCTCCCAAGGCCGAGTTCGAGGCAGGCGTCGAAGGCGTCGTCTTCGTCACCAAGGGCAAGGTCAACCTGACCCTCGACGGCGAACTGCACGAGCTCGAGGAGGGCGGTTATGCCTACCTGGCCGCCGGTTCCTCTTGGGGCCTGGAAAACGTCTCCGATGACATCGTCTCCTTCCAATGGATCCGCAAGGCCTACGAACGGCTTGAGGGTTACGAGGCAAAGTCCTTCGTGACGAGTGATGCCGAGGTGGAACCCACCGCGATGCCTGACACCGACGGCGCTTGGAAGACCACCCGGTTCACGGATTCCAGCGACCTGGCCCACGATATGCAGGTTAACATTGTGACGTTCCAGCCAGGCGGGGTCATCCCGTTCCCGGAGACCCACGTCATGGAGCACGGCCTCTACGTCCTTGAGGGCAAAGCCATGTACCTGCTCAACAATGACTGGGTGGAAGTGGAAGCCGGCGACTTCATGTGGCTCCGCGCCTTCTGCCCGCAGGCCTGCTACGCCGGCGGTCCGGGCCAGTTCCGATACTTGCTGTACAAGGACATGAACCGGCAGATCAAACTGACCTAGGGGTTTCCTGCCCGGCCACCCAACTGACTCGCAGTTAATGTCGTTATGAGCGCTCATAACGACAACTACTGCGAGTCAGTTGGGTTTGGGCCGCACCCAGGTTCCCAGCGTTGACCCCCTCGCTTCCGAAGAGGACGATCGAAACTACGGGGGCAAGGGCGCCAGCCGTTGCCCTGCGGCGTAGCTTCAGGAGGCAGCCATGGAGGCTGCGCGGGCCTCTCGGACTTCCCGCGTATCCCGGACTTCCCGGCGAGCGCGGGCGGCCTTCGTCTTGGCTTTGACCTTGGCGTCCGGCGCCTGCACCTACCCTCCGACACGTGAACCCCCGGCAAGTAGCTCATCGTTCGATTCGCAAGCAGCACTTCCGGAATCCCCTGTTGTGGACTTCTTCGCGCATGAAATGCTCAACCGGGGCGCGCCGGCCGTTGTCGTCCAGATCAAAGTCCGGGGCCGGGAATGGTCCCAGGCCTACGGGAGCCAAGACGTCGAGACCGGCGAACCGGTAGCCGTGAACGACCGGATCCAGGCTGGCGGCATCACGCAGTCGATGGTGGCGGTCTCGGTGCTCAAGCTGGTCCAGGAAGGAAAGCTGGGCCTAGAGGACCCCGTCACGCAGTACTTCCCGGAATTCGAGCAGCTCGTCCACCCGCCCGGCCCCGTCACAGTCCGCTCCCTGTTGAACCACAGCTCCGGCCTGCCCGACGCCCCGGAAGCCATCTTGAAGGCCATGCCGCCCAAGCAGGCCATCGACACGAGGTTCAGCATCGAGGACTACCTCCGGATGGCCGGGACCGTGCCGTGGGCGCACGCCAACTTCCAGCTGTTCCGCTACTCGGATGCCAACTACTTCGCTCTGGCCGCGATCGTACAAAAACTCCGCGGCCGGCCGATCGGGGATGTCCTGAAGTCAGATATCTTTGTGCCGCTCGGAATGAGCCACACCTCGCTGGCGGCCGAGCCGGACCGGGATGCCCGCGACATGATCCAGAGCTACGAATTCATCGACGGCGAGCGTATCAATGCCTCGCACCCGGAGTACCTCGTCGCTTCTCCCGCAGAGGGAGCCATCTCCACGGTGGGCGATATCAACACGTTCTATGCAGCGCTCATGCAAGGCAGGCTACTCACAGCGGATACCCTCCGCGACATGCAAACCCTGTGGCAGGAGAACCACGGACTCGGGTTGCAGCGTTGGAATGACGAATGCAGGAACGGCTTCTACTACGGTTACGGCGGCAGCACCTGGTTTGCGAGCATCGCACTGTCCACGAGCGACGGGAGCCGCCAGATAGCCATGAGCTTCGCTTATCCATCCGACACGGACAAACACATTGAGTCGACGGACGGCAGCGGCCAACCGGAATTCGCGCAACTCCGCGAGGTGGCCATCGCGGCGCTGAACGGGCTCTGCTGAGCCGCGCCGCATCCTGCTAGGGTCTGACCATGGATGAGAAATTGGGGAAATTCATCGAGGACTTCGGAACACTGACAAGACTGGCCCAGTCCGGATTGGACCAGGCGGACGACGGCGAGCAGCTACTACAGGCGTTGACCGGGCACCTCACCGTTCCCGCGCACGAACTCTCGGTCGTGACGGAGGAGATCCCGCCGCACCGCCTGGTGGATGTGGACATCGTCATGGAAGGGCTGGCTGGCCGGGATCCGGACTACCGGCTGGTGGGCATCGGAGGCGGCGATCAACGCCACCATATGTCGTTCAGCGATATGCTCCAGCAGTCCCGCAGCTACCCGCGCTTCCCCCTCGCCCAGCCGGACTACACCAATCTGGCCACGGGTCCGGAGCAGCAGCGCCAGGCCGTGGCGCTGGGACTCTGGCTTTTCCACTATGACGGCTCGCCTGTGGCGGTGCTCCAGCGCGGGGCAAAGATCGACCGTGGCCGGCAGACTGCCTCGCTCGAAGTTCTGGCCACCAGCCCCGCCGTCGCTTCCGGGCTCCTGGCCGAAGTGCGGCGCGATATGGAGCACCAGAGCGTTTTCAAGGGCCAGATCATTGCCCTCGCGGTCAGCGATTACGGGCCGAGCATCAGTGGGGTGACCTTCATAAGGCGCCCGGAGCTGGCCAGCAGCGATGTGGTCCTTCCGGATGGACTCCTCGACAAAGTGGAGGGCCACACCCTGGGCATTGCCCGGCAAGCAGACGTGTTGGCAGCACACGCGCAGCACCTCAAGCGCGGCCTCCTTCTCTACGGGCCGCCCGGCACCGGCAAAACACACACGGTCCGGTACCTGCTGAGCCAAAGCGAGGGTACGACGGCGGTGCTCCTCTCCGGCGGTTCGCTTGCCAGGATTGCCGAGGCAGCCAAGGTTGCCCGGGCCTTGGCGCCGTCGATCGTGGTGCTGGAGGATTGCGACCTGATCGCCGAGGACCGCAGCTTCGGCCATGGGCCCAAACCGCTGCTCTTCGAGGTGCTCGA
This genomic interval from Arthrobacter sp. FW306-2-2C-D06B contains the following:
- a CDS encoding IclR family transcriptional regulator, whose translation is MAEKPSGGVQSVERVFELLELITDAGGDVTLSELSSSTDLPLPTIHRLLRTLVSLGYIRQLPNRRYALGPRLIRLGEGANKQLGALARPQLKSLVDRLGETSNMAVLDSDMVIYVAQVPSLHSMRMFTEVGRRAHTHDTGVGKAILAQLDDEVVRGIVARTGMPTPTAKSIGDIDSLLADLNRIRERGYSIDEEEQEIGVRCFAMAVPNAPTPTAISVSGPVSRVDQHFADRAVPLLREAALAISAELNQN
- a CDS encoding nucleobase:cation symporter-2 family protein, whose amino-acid sequence is MNTKNKTRPAASGPARPEDQRLSIGSTFAYGFQHVLTMYGGIIAPPLIIGAAAGMSSQDIGLLIAACLFVGGLATILQTVGIPFFGSQLPLVQGVSFAGVSTMVAIVHGGGGIQAVFGSVIVASLIGLAITPLFSKIIKFFPPVVTGTVITTIGLTLMPVAANWAMGGNAAAPNYGSVANIGLAAATMGIVLLLSKVGNAAISRLSILLAMVIGTVIALATGMADFSKVGQGPIVAFPTPFAFGAPTFEIASIVSMLIVILVTLTETSADIIAVGEIVGTKVDSKRIGNGLRADMLSSAVSPLFNSFTQSAFAQNVGLVAITGIKSRFVVSAGGLILVVLGVLPVLGRVVAAVPTPVLGGAGVVLFGTVAASGIRTLSKVEYRNNMNLIIVAASIGFGMIPIAAPKFYDQFPSWFSTIFHSGISSAAIMAILLNVLFNHFKAGNSDNQSVFVAGTGRVVSEADIACLAHGDRFENGKLIDAEGKEVPLTSDTSAEH
- a CDS encoding MurR/RpiR family transcriptional regulator; this encodes MRIDERIEQHYSELGPQEQKAADTLLDRLGDLAVYNAAELAQLSGVSKATMSRLFRHLGFADFNEVKEHTRGLRSSGVPLAKQEADGGIPLHLATEQQSLNRLFETLDDDRLRKVTQQLAEASKVLLIGFRNSFPVALHLRQQLLHCRPAVNLAPQPGQSVGEELAGLDANDVVVLIGFRRRPDGFHQVLKAATATGASTILIADPSARWLAAEASVWIECPVEGSAAFDSYASAMSLMSILANGVLTARGRPGRDRVREITGVYDSLGEIERR
- a CDS encoding NCS1 family nucleobase:cation symporter-1 encodes the protein MAEAQLAPEKTGTEQPGTLLGSPIDEAAAHRDPRLSNEDLAPLKNQRWSSYNLFAFWMSDVHSIGGYVTAGSLFALGLASWQVLVALLVGIVIVQVFCNLVAKPSQKTGVPYPVINRAVFGVKGANIPAIIRGLIAVAWYGVQTFLASEALVIVFLKFFPAMKPLYDVHQYGFLGLSALGWICYGILWVAQAALFWNGMESIRKFIDFAGPAVYVVMLVLAIYLVSKAGISNISLNLSAGQPLDFAASIPVMISAIALVVSYFSGPMLNFGDFARYGKSFKAVKKGNLLGLPVNFLFFSLLTVITASATTPVFGHLITDPVKTVQEIDSVFAVLLGGLTFVIATVGINIVANFISPAFDFSNVSPQKISWRMGGMIAAGGSVILTPWNWYSNDDAIHYTLGVLGALIGPLFGILIAGYYLVGKQKVWVEDMYTMKPDGKYWFRNGYNPNAVKAVAFSGVVSIASVLIPKALLDSGATTVNATWIGNYSWFLGCALGLLTFWYFEKRSPMINLEPNGVEANDGALV
- the pucL gene encoding factor-independent urate hydroxylase; the encoded protein is MTMSNNIVLGDNQYGKAEVRVVKVTRDTDRHQIEDLNVTSQLRGDFQAAHLQGDNAHVVATDTQKNTIYAFARDGIGSPEAFLLRLSEHFTSGFEWVTGGRWEAEAYTWDRIQAHGSEHDHSFVRKGQEVRTAVVVREGNTTHVISGLKDLTVLKTTQSGFVGYPRDRYTTLPETTDRILATDVSARWRYNTGLDAAGTDFNKSYEDIKALLLEGFTENYSHALQQTLFDMGKKVLEAHSEVDEIKFSMPNKHHFLVDLSPFGLDNPNEVFFAADRPYGLIEATVQRDNTTPAPAAWNGIAGFC